The Nitrospira tepida genome includes a window with the following:
- a CDS encoding helix-turn-helix domain-containing protein, whose translation MLKDIQTIKAELNVGESTVRRWVREGILPVVRLGRRVLIRQEDLRDFIDRAADTQCRTAAAEVGQQCQRR comes from the coding sequence ATGCTCAAGGACATTCAAACAATCAAAGCTGAGTTGAACGTAGGGGAGAGCACTGTTCGGCGGTGGGTGCGGGAGGGGATTCTGCCTGTCGTCCGGTTAGGTCGCCGGGTTCTCATAAGGCAAGAGGACCTGCGGGATTTCATAGATCGCGCTGCCGATACGCAATGCCGGACCGCTGCGGCGGAGGTAGGGCAACAATGTCAGAGACGCTAG
- a CDS encoding HD-GYP domain-containing protein, which translates to MNEPTTSPPETGDAETGGQPFLTHEKSLTQKIAKGSEAGDILDQQILMLGIQLVTQLNALIKTARIHGRTNAALDKPVEGMLTLIKTLAHSAAVVLRLQNDFLFIGDQHLKVNAQQMAVFSSVIDSLNAWKVGGISFSNEVESKDIRGFAHVFVTGDPASRTLQDLRKELEGHGVKGIELEDPKFLNPAGVKQQKAVAKNSYMSAAGAVGHLTQQAREGGAVGFKQAKRAIQNIVDLLTQDPATLLGLTTLRCHDEYTHNHSVNVALLSMALGNRAGYSKVELADLGLAALFHDVGKCAISLDVLNKPGEFTKEEWQTMRTHPTEGVLTLITLRGIHHVPDRMAAASFEHHMNYDFSGYPKLAVEWKQSVASRIVTIADCYDAMTSSRVYRREPMTPSKVLQFMFSKSGQSFDPVLLKLFVNCVGIVPIGSLVLLDTNELAVVVRPAQDKDNAERPVVRMVADSDGNPVEDGPEMDLAQKTDDGEYRVSIVQLVDNAAYQFDTSRYFV; encoded by the coding sequence ATGAATGAGCCCACGACATCGCCGCCCGAGACCGGTGACGCCGAGACCGGCGGGCAGCCGTTCCTCACTCATGAAAAGTCGCTGACGCAAAAAATCGCCAAGGGGTCGGAGGCCGGCGATATTCTGGATCAGCAAATCCTGATGCTGGGGATCCAGTTGGTCACCCAGTTGAACGCCCTCATCAAGACCGCCCGCATCCATGGCCGTACCAATGCCGCGCTCGACAAGCCGGTCGAAGGCATGCTCACGCTGATCAAGACACTGGCTCACAGCGCCGCGGTGGTGCTGCGTCTCCAGAATGATTTTCTGTTCATCGGCGACCAGCATCTGAAGGTCAACGCCCAGCAGATGGCGGTCTTTTCGAGCGTGATCGACAGCTTGAACGCCTGGAAGGTCGGCGGGATTTCGTTCTCGAACGAGGTGGAGTCCAAGGACATCCGCGGGTTCGCGCATGTCTTCGTCACCGGGGACCCCGCGTCGAGGACGCTTCAGGATCTGCGGAAGGAGCTGGAGGGGCACGGCGTCAAGGGCATCGAGCTGGAGGATCCCAAATTTCTCAATCCGGCCGGAGTGAAACAGCAGAAGGCCGTGGCCAAGAACTCCTACATGTCGGCCGCCGGGGCCGTGGGCCACTTGACGCAGCAGGCCCGCGAAGGCGGGGCGGTCGGATTCAAACAGGCCAAGCGCGCCATTCAAAATATCGTGGATCTCTTGACGCAGGACCCGGCGACTCTGTTGGGCCTCACCACGCTCCGATGCCACGACGAGTACACGCACAACCATTCCGTGAACGTCGCGCTCCTGTCCATGGCGCTGGGAAACCGGGCGGGGTACTCCAAAGTCGAGCTGGCGGATCTCGGATTGGCCGCCTTGTTTCACGACGTGGGGAAATGCGCCATTTCGCTCGACGTGCTGAACAAGCCGGGAGAATTTACGAAAGAGGAATGGCAGACCATGCGCACGCATCCGACGGAGGGCGTCCTGACCTTGATCACATTGAGGGGGATCCACCATGTTCCCGATCGAATGGCCGCCGCCTCCTTCGAGCACCACATGAATTACGACTTTTCCGGGTACCCCAAGCTGGCGGTTGAGTGGAAACAGTCGGTGGCGAGCCGGATTGTGACGATTGCCGACTGTTACGACGCGATGACCTCCTCGCGCGTGTATCGGCGGGAACCGATGACGCCGTCCAAGGTGCTCCAGTTCATGTTCTCGAAGAGCGGGCAGTCCTTCGATCCGGTGTTGCTGAAACTTTTCGTCAATTGCGTGGGGATCGTGCCGATCGGTAGTTTGGTCCTGTTGGACACCAACGAATTGGCCGTGGTCGTGCGGCCGGCCCAGGACAAGGACAATGCCGAGCGGCCGGTCGTGCGGATGGTCGCGGACAGCGACGGCAATCCGGTCGAGGACGGACCCGAGATGGATTTGGCCCAGAAGACGGACGACGGCGAGTACCGGGTCAGCATCGTCCAGCTCGTCGATAACGCCGCCTATCAGTTCGACACCAGCCGGTATTTCGTGTGA
- a CDS encoding helix-turn-helix transcriptional regulator, with product MDGEELRRLRTVLGLTQAKLAEAVGVTTNAIALAERGERGISEPLARLVKMLVQVHTGQLVPTRRTTKRRSR from the coding sequence ATGGACGGCGAGGAACTACGGAGACTGCGAACGGTGTTAGGGCTGACCCAAGCGAAACTCGCTGAGGCTGTGGGAGTGACGACGAACGCCATTGCCTTAGCGGAGAGGGGAGAACGGGGTATTAGCGAGCCCCTGGCCCGTCTCGTCAAGATGCTGGTCCAGGTTCACACGGGGCAACTCGTCCCGACTAGACGCACAACCAAGAGGAGGAGCCGATGA
- a CDS encoding PA0069 family radical SAM protein, translated as MLTVANPPNPYESQHREWLEPPPPVQVQVFEDDSREILSRNESPDLPFRWSVNPYRGCFHACAYCYARPSHEYWGFGAGTDFESKLIIKPDAPDLLRQAFLRPSWRGELIVFSGNTDCYQPLEATYGLTRACLEVCAEFQNPVGVITKSALIQRDIDLLRRLHDRAWLRVYISIPFADAEVARKVEPHVPSPAKRFATVEALVKAGIPTGVSLAPIIPGLNDQDIPTLLTQARAAGADEAFYTLLRLSGSVEPVFLDRMAAAFPDRIDKIRHRLMEVRGGRLSDSRFYRRQEGSGAYWNMIETLFTVSARKAGFPEPCDRSIPQTFRRPVVGQMALF; from the coding sequence GTGCTGACGGTTGCGAATCCACCCAACCCCTATGAATCGCAGCATCGCGAATGGCTTGAACCGCCGCCGCCGGTTCAGGTTCAGGTCTTCGAGGACGACTCCCGAGAGATCCTGAGCCGAAACGAGAGCCCGGACCTGCCGTTCCGGTGGAGCGTGAATCCCTATCGCGGCTGCTTCCACGCCTGCGCCTATTGTTACGCGCGCCCCAGCCATGAATATTGGGGCTTCGGCGCCGGCACCGATTTCGAATCGAAACTGATCATCAAGCCGGACGCGCCGGATCTGCTCCGACAGGCCTTCTTGCGGCCATCCTGGCGGGGCGAGTTGATCGTCTTCTCGGGCAACACCGACTGTTACCAGCCGCTGGAAGCGACTTATGGTCTCACGCGGGCTTGTCTGGAGGTTTGTGCGGAGTTTCAGAATCCGGTGGGCGTGATCACGAAAAGCGCCCTGATCCAGCGCGACATCGATCTGCTCCGCCGCCTGCACGACCGGGCCTGGCTGCGCGTATATATCAGCATCCCGTTCGCCGATGCGGAGGTGGCGCGCAAGGTCGAGCCGCACGTCCCGTCTCCGGCCAAGCGATTCGCGACGGTCGAGGCGCTCGTCAAAGCCGGGATTCCCACCGGCGTGTCGCTGGCTCCGATCATCCCGGGCTTGAACGATCAGGATATCCCCACGCTGCTCACACAGGCGCGGGCGGCCGGCGCGGACGAGGCCTTCTACACATTGTTGCGGCTCTCTGGCAGTGTGGAACCGGTGTTTCTAGATCGCATGGCGGCGGCGTTTCCCGATCGCATCGACAAGATCCGCCATCGGCTCATGGAAGTCAGGGGCGGCAGACTGTCGGACAGCCGCTTCTACCGCCGCCAGGAAGGCAGCGGCGCCTATTGGAACATGATCGAGACGCTCTTTACCGTGAGCGCACGCAAAGCGGGGTTTCCGGAACCCTGCGACCGGTCGATTCCACAGACCTTTCGCCGTCCGGTGGTCGGACAAATGGCGTTGTTCTAG
- a CDS encoding OmpH family outer membrane protein: MNWLDRTAMWASIVMLSGVVGAMAGLVEAADFKMGVVDPQTVLEKTKAGRRALDTLKEYAQARQKLLAQDEEDLKSMEKQLKEQESTLSDAAKKEKQEKFRTKIGEYQKRLQEFNQELAAKQKGLVDEYMKKISSATQTVAEKSGFALVVDKGSEQTIKIVIYNKDAIDLTDQVIKEFDRVNK, encoded by the coding sequence ATGAACTGGCTGGATCGGACTGCGATGTGGGCGTCAATCGTCATGTTATCTGGCGTGGTGGGAGCGATGGCGGGCTTGGTCGAGGCCGCCGACTTCAAGATGGGCGTGGTCGATCCTCAAACGGTTTTGGAAAAGACCAAGGCCGGGCGACGGGCGCTCGATACCCTGAAGGAATATGCCCAGGCCCGCCAGAAACTCCTGGCGCAGGACGAGGAGGATCTCAAAAGCATGGAAAAGCAGCTCAAGGAGCAGGAAAGCACCTTGAGCGACGCCGCCAAGAAGGAAAAGCAGGAAAAGTTTCGCACGAAAATCGGCGAGTACCAGAAGCGGCTGCAGGAGTTCAATCAGGAATTGGCCGCCAAGCAAAAAGGGTTGGTGGACGAGTACATGAAGAAGATCAGCTCGGCGACCCAGACTGTGGCGGAGAAGAGCGGGTTCGCCCTGGTGGTGGACAAGGGCAGCGAACAGACGATCAAGATCGTGATCTACAATAAGGACGCGATCGACCTCACGGACCAGGTGATCAAAGAGTTTGATCGGGTGAACAAGTAG
- a CDS encoding PilZ domain-containing protein, which translates to MSTIFAPRHYSRFQTKYTVHFLGDAFLGRGTIFDMSLGGCRIDGDLTVRAGIPLAIRLVVPNRPIPINIDRVKIRWVKGQAFGVEFLAMQPAERTRLSQLIQGLATRHYAASVAD; encoded by the coding sequence ATGAGCACCATTTTTGCTCCGAGGCACTACAGTCGTTTTCAGACCAAATATACGGTCCACTTCCTTGGGGACGCCTTTTTAGGGCGGGGCACCATCTTTGACATGTCGCTGGGAGGATGCCGGATTGATGGAGACTTGACCGTGCGGGCCGGCATCCCGCTTGCCATCCGGTTGGTGGTGCCGAACCGGCCGATTCCGATCAACATCGACCGCGTAAAAATTCGGTGGGTGAAAGGGCAGGCCTTCGGGGTCGAGTTTCTCGCCATGCAGCCCGCCGAGCGCACCAGGCTCAGTCAGCTCATCCAGGGCCTCGCCACCAGGCACTACGCTGCGTCGGTCGCAGACTAA
- a CDS encoding DUF362 domain-containing protein, translating into MIDLSRRDLLGRIGFGAGLYAAIAMAPRSLLGDLLFEPKAPLVEPKPIPPNPFVNGARSLVAVVQGRDPHAMLAAGLERLGGLIRLPIQGKHVLIKPNVVNDRPPPSTTNPLVVEAVIRSVRSAGAGEVAVADSSGLIRFPTRANLEATGMRAAAARQGAKILALEDEGWVGVEPPGATVLRRYYVSKPLYDADLVINVPVVKTHRFAHYSCSLKNWVGIVHPRNRPSVAFLSGHWHERIAELNLAVHPQLTVADGTTIMIEGGPTSGTPAQADLLLISGDRVALDVTALALLRSYGQWPKILEGSPWDQRQIKRAIELGLGASGPDHIELVPVSTEGECAAFARLVDRLRKEVGAGQV; encoded by the coding sequence GTGATCGATTTATCCCGCCGAGACCTGCTCGGCCGGATCGGCTTCGGCGCCGGCCTCTACGCCGCCATCGCGATGGCGCCCCGCTCGCTGCTCGGAGACCTGCTGTTCGAGCCCAAGGCGCCGCTGGTCGAACCCAAACCGATTCCTCCCAATCCCTTCGTCAACGGTGCCCGCTCGCTGGTGGCTGTCGTCCAAGGCCGCGATCCGCATGCCATGCTGGCCGCCGGATTGGAGCGGTTGGGCGGATTGATCCGACTGCCGATACAGGGCAAGCATGTGCTGATCAAGCCCAATGTCGTGAACGATCGGCCGCCGCCCTCCACGACCAACCCGCTGGTCGTCGAGGCGGTGATCCGATCGGTTCGGTCGGCCGGGGCGGGGGAGGTGGCTGTGGCGGACAGCTCCGGGCTCATTCGGTTTCCGACCAGGGCCAATCTCGAAGCCACAGGCATGCGGGCCGCGGCGGCACGGCAGGGAGCCAAGATCCTTGCGCTCGAAGATGAGGGCTGGGTCGGAGTGGAGCCGCCTGGCGCGACCGTGCTCCGCCGATACTATGTCTCGAAACCGCTCTATGACGCCGATCTCGTCATCAATGTCCCCGTCGTCAAGACCCACCGGTTTGCCCATTACTCGTGCAGCCTGAAGAATTGGGTGGGGATCGTGCATCCGCGCAACCGACCATCGGTCGCCTTCCTCTCCGGGCACTGGCATGAGCGCATCGCGGAGCTGAACCTGGCCGTGCATCCGCAGCTCACGGTCGCAGACGGGACCACGATTATGATTGAAGGCGGGCCGACGAGCGGCACACCCGCGCAGGCGGACCTCTTGTTGATCAGCGGGGATCGCGTGGCGCTCGACGTGACGGCGCTGGCCCTGCTCCGGTCATACGGGCAATGGCCGAAAATTCTGGAGGGGAGCCCCTGGGATCAGCGGCAGATCAAACGAGCTATCGAGTTGGGCCTGGGCGCCAGCGGACCGGACCACATCGAATTGGTCCCGGTCTCGACGGAAGGGGAGTGCGCTGCCTTCGCCCGGCTTGTCGATCGATTGCGGAAGGAGGTCGGGGCGGGGCAAGTCTAG
- the serS gene encoding serine--tRNA ligase, which translates to MYDLRYLRDHLETLRAALGPRGADVAWDGLAKLLEERRGLTVQVETLRHQLRKGSEEIARLKREKQSADAAMAEMKLVGDRIKEGEEGLRAIEEQVAELALRIPNLPHESVPVGKGADDNVEVRRWGTASVMEWPARAHWEIGETLGILDFERASKIAGARFAVLTGLGARLERALINFMLDVHTTEHGYREVLPPFLVNRASMTGTGQLPKFEEDLFRLRDDPYYLIPTAEVPVTNLHRDEILDEGSLPIRYVAYTPCFRREAGSYGKDTRGLIRQHQFNKVELVSLVKAEDSYGEMDRLTGHAEAILQRLGLPYRVVTLCTGDMGFSAAKTYDLEVWLPSQQTYREISSCSNFEAFQARRANMRWRDDKGKKDAKTEFVHTLNGSGLAVGRTLVAILENYQQADGSVIVPEPLRPYMGGVERIER; encoded by the coding sequence ATGTACGATCTCCGCTACTTGCGAGACCATTTGGAAACATTGCGGGCCGCACTGGGTCCGCGCGGCGCGGACGTGGCTTGGGACGGGCTGGCCAAGCTTCTGGAAGAACGGCGCGGCCTCACCGTGCAGGTCGAGACGCTTCGGCATCAACTGAGGAAAGGGTCGGAAGAAATCGCGCGGCTGAAGCGAGAGAAACAGTCGGCGGATGCGGCGATGGCGGAGATGAAGCTCGTGGGCGACCGGATCAAGGAGGGTGAGGAGGGGTTGCGGGCGATCGAAGAGCAGGTGGCCGAACTCGCCTTGCGGATTCCCAACCTTCCCCATGAGTCCGTTCCTGTCGGCAAGGGGGCGGATGACAATGTCGAGGTCCGCCGATGGGGAACGGCGTCGGTCATGGAGTGGCCCGCACGTGCCCATTGGGAGATCGGCGAAACGCTCGGCATCCTGGATTTCGAACGGGCCTCGAAGATCGCCGGGGCGCGGTTTGCCGTGCTGACCGGTTTGGGGGCGCGATTGGAGCGAGCGCTAATCAACTTCATGCTGGACGTGCATACGACGGAGCATGGCTATCGCGAGGTGCTGCCGCCGTTTCTGGTGAACCGGGCTTCGATGACCGGGACCGGGCAGTTGCCAAAATTCGAAGAGGATCTGTTCCGGTTGCGCGACGATCCCTACTACCTGATCCCGACGGCTGAGGTGCCGGTCACGAATCTGCACCGTGATGAAATATTGGATGAGGGATCTCTCCCGATCCGCTATGTCGCCTATACGCCCTGCTTCAGGCGAGAGGCCGGGTCCTACGGCAAGGACACCAGGGGTCTGATCCGGCAGCATCAGTTCAACAAGGTGGAGCTGGTCAGTCTGGTTAAAGCGGAAGACTCCTATGGCGAGATGGACCGGCTCACGGGCCATGCGGAAGCGATCCTTCAACGGTTGGGCCTTCCCTACCGAGTGGTCACGCTCTGCACGGGGGACATGGGGTTTTCGGCCGCAAAAACCTACGACCTTGAGGTCTGGCTGCCATCACAGCAGACCTATCGGGAGATTTCCTCCTGCAGCAATTTCGAGGCGTTTCAGGCGCGCCGGGCCAACATGCGATGGCGCGACGATAAGGGCAAGAAGGACGCCAAGACGGAGTTCGTCCATACCTTGAACGGCTCAGGATTGGCGGTTGGACGGACACTCGTGGCGATTCTGGAAAATTACCAGCAGGCCGATGGGTCTGTGATTGTCCCTGAGCCGTTACGTCCGTATATGGGAGGAGTCGAGCGGATTGAGCGATAG
- a CDS encoding thioredoxin family protein has protein sequence MIPDVTDWEFDRIVGGSPIPVLVEFWQPGCGHCWALLGELERLQPEVDGRITILKMNVRENHQIPAELEITGLPALALYEQGEFRRFIGGLGKKDEIKKQLPLGGF, from the coding sequence ATGATTCCGGATGTGACCGACTGGGAGTTTGACCGGATTGTCGGCGGATCGCCGATTCCGGTGCTGGTGGAATTCTGGCAACCAGGCTGTGGCCATTGTTGGGCCCTGCTTGGAGAGTTGGAACGGCTTCAGCCGGAAGTAGACGGGCGAATCACGATCCTGAAGATGAACGTGCGCGAGAACCATCAGATTCCAGCCGAACTGGAGATCACCGGATTGCCCGCGCTCGCGCTCTATGAGCAGGGGGAATTTCGCCGTTTCATCGGCGGCCTGGGGAAGAAGGACGAAATCAAAAAGCAGCTACCGTTGGGAGGGTTTTGA
- a CDS encoding helix-turn-helix domain-containing protein: MNGNPSPQLTDLISTLERLVISLSPASLSDVIGDLERVKTIALYKLMTSTTPTPAPVETGRYLTVVEVCERYGIVPRWLYRHKKQMPHSQPSRKVLLFPEKAIERWFASRRA, translated from the coding sequence ATGAATGGGAATCCTTCTCCCCAGTTGACTGACCTCATCAGCACACTGGAGCGCCTCGTGATCTCACTTTCGCCGGCATCCCTGTCGGACGTGATCGGGGACCTTGAGCGAGTCAAGACCATAGCCCTGTACAAGCTCATGACCAGCACAACGCCGACCCCGGCACCGGTTGAGACCGGGCGGTATCTCACCGTGGTGGAAGTGTGCGAGCGGTACGGCATCGTGCCTAGATGGCTCTATCGACACAAAAAGCAGATGCCGCACAGCCAGCCATCGAGGAAGGTCCTGTTGTTTCCCGAGAAGGCGATTGAGAGATGGTTTGCATCGCGACGGGCTTGA
- a CDS encoding transposase, translated as MLPIVRTQDGAQESEQAVATALDELAREGARRMILAALEVEAEEYRQRHRDARDPRGHALVVHNGQARPRRLTVGTGTITIRAPRGNERRRVDEVWHKFISRILPPYLRARPRSAPCPLLYLHGLSTGDFREALPALLEADAAGISPAAITRLTATWRTE; from the coding sequence ATGCTGCCGATAGTCCGAACGCAGGACGGAGCGCAAGAGAGTGAGCAGGCCGTGGCCACAGCGCTGGACGAGTTGGCGCGGGAAGGGGCCCGCCGCATGATTCTGGCCGCCTTGGAGGTCGAAGCGGAGGAGTATCGGCAACGGCACCGCGATGCCCGCGACCCTCGTGGCCATGCCTTGGTGGTCCACAATGGGCAGGCCCGGCCGCGTCGCCTGACGGTGGGAACCGGGACGATCACGATTCGTGCGCCTCGGGGGAATGAGCGCCGGCGCGTCGACGAGGTGTGGCATAAGTTCATCAGCCGGATCTTGCCTCCCTATCTGCGCGCTCGCCCCAGGTCAGCGCCGTGCCCCCTGCTTTATCTTCATGGCCTGTCCACCGGGGATTTCCGCGAGGCCCTGCCGGCGCTGCTGGAGGCCGACGCGGCGGGGATCTCGCCCGCCGCGATCACGCGCCTGACGGCCACCTGGCGGACCGAGTAA
- a CDS encoding GDSL-type esterase/lipase family protein, which produces MNDDRTSCSLLVPYNRAAYNAQDSADRSSDACHGLQPTPMPPSPPLIICFGDSLTAGFQTATPQNPTGRETPYGDFLQERLGGWAMVRVSGICGELTGEMVLRFRQDVLAHNPAYVIILGGTNDLGWNAHPQEVMRNLVKLYEQALAASATPILVTVPSIRVEDTGDSPDARDWIAGHLARRHQLNGLIADYASRKGLPLIDLFAATADPATQQLAAVYSNDGLHLTTAGYRLLADLIYEQVFASASPSGTSRPALIS; this is translated from the coding sequence ATGAATGACGACCGGACGTCCTGCTCGCTGCTTGTCCCTTACAACAGGGCCGCGTACAATGCGCAAGATTCCGCCGATCGCTCGTCCGACGCCTGCCACGGATTGCAACCAACCCCGATGCCGCCGTCACCGCCCTTGATCATCTGCTTCGGCGATAGCCTGACGGCGGGTTTTCAAACCGCCACGCCCCAGAACCCTACAGGGCGCGAAACGCCCTACGGCGACTTTCTTCAAGAACGCCTGGGAGGTTGGGCTATGGTCCGGGTCAGCGGGATCTGCGGAGAATTGACGGGCGAGATGGTCCTGCGGTTCCGGCAGGACGTGCTGGCGCACAACCCGGCCTATGTCATCATTCTCGGCGGCACCAACGATCTGGGATGGAATGCGCACCCGCAGGAAGTCATGCGCAACCTGGTCAAATTGTATGAACAGGCCCTGGCCGCCAGCGCCACACCGATCCTTGTGACGGTGCCCTCGATTCGAGTGGAAGACACAGGCGATTCACCCGACGCCAGGGATTGGATCGCCGGCCACCTGGCCCGGCGCCACCAACTCAACGGCTTGATCGCGGACTATGCCTCACGCAAAGGCCTGCCCCTGATCGATCTCTTCGCCGCCACTGCCGATCCCGCAACCCAACAACTGGCGGCAGTCTATTCCAATGACGGACTGCACCTGACCACCGCCGGCTACCGGCTGCTGGCCGACTTGATCTATGAGCAGGTCTTTGCTTCCGCTTCGCCATCCGGAACCTCAAGGCCGGCACTGATCTCATGA
- a CDS encoding HEAT repeat domain-containing protein produces the protein MDQPKTEGRSRASSLLEGKEPEAVDPEVAAVKQLLRLLDKTSKSYRTYGPHNPVAQKFFDQLYRGLESHLAIYHLLGFVIQRSELYFKDQSVYQPEAEGTSENFAFKLYADGIRELVIYAGVSREDLAFFLGALWGGTGRDGEEDDDDIVTRLWAKNLATITIVTAEEIAKVAGSLDILSPQNAGAMSAPPGRLREIIDQETSRLSKGQGGAGGAGASQRARFQSGLAGFETTEAEMTALQAEITAESRRDSVVYLIEVLSAIFVSEPSEPVLSRCLDVFGQVVRSLLEQGNWTVVNTVLGFLYESEGMRSGLTEAQQARIAQIFSDLGSPEQLKLIETCLNRSAEVGTVDLLPVLLQLKPAAVPGLCGLLANLQFAAHQAVVSDALITLAKETPEPILRGLTDRRPAYVRHLLSILHRWNDPRHVEPVEKIVRYPDPQVRKEVIRLLGHLRPNGSGVKFVGLVGDQDETVRMAALKLLNDGHYTVPFSAWAPLLSAEPFADRSPAEKRAVFQAVRQTSGDEAVPYWQGLLTDWSWTNRKKKEDLALLAAEALGKLATPAALQALELGQAKGGGSVRQACSNALILAAKQQKAKSASMG, from the coding sequence ATGGACCAGCCCAAAACGGAAGGCCGCAGCCGAGCCTCTTCTCTCCTCGAAGGGAAGGAGCCGGAAGCGGTCGATCCTGAAGTGGCGGCGGTCAAACAGCTCCTCCGCCTGCTCGATAAGACCTCCAAATCCTATCGCACCTACGGTCCGCATAATCCCGTCGCGCAGAAATTCTTCGACCAGTTGTACCGGGGTCTCGAATCCCATTTGGCGATCTACCACCTGTTGGGATTTGTGATCCAACGGTCCGAACTCTACTTCAAAGACCAGTCGGTCTATCAGCCGGAAGCCGAGGGGACCAGCGAGAACTTCGCCTTCAAACTCTATGCTGACGGTATCAGGGAGTTGGTGATCTATGCCGGGGTCTCGCGGGAGGATCTGGCATTTTTTCTCGGCGCGCTCTGGGGCGGGACCGGACGGGATGGAGAGGAAGATGACGATGACATCGTGACCAGGCTCTGGGCCAAAAACTTGGCCACGATCACGATCGTCACGGCGGAGGAAATCGCCAAGGTGGCGGGGTCGCTCGATATCCTGAGCCCGCAGAATGCGGGCGCCATGAGCGCCCCTCCGGGACGGCTTCGCGAGATCATCGATCAGGAAACGTCCCGGCTGTCCAAAGGCCAGGGGGGAGCGGGCGGAGCCGGCGCCTCGCAGCGGGCGCGATTTCAATCTGGTCTGGCCGGATTCGAGACCACGGAAGCGGAAATGACGGCGCTCCAGGCCGAAATTACCGCGGAAAGCCGGCGGGACAGCGTGGTCTATCTCATCGAGGTCCTCTCGGCGATCTTCGTCTCGGAGCCATCCGAGCCGGTGTTGTCTCGTTGCCTGGATGTGTTCGGACAGGTCGTCCGGTCTCTCCTTGAACAGGGGAATTGGACGGTCGTCAATACCGTCCTGGGGTTTCTGTACGAATCGGAAGGGATGCGCTCCGGCCTGACAGAGGCTCAACAAGCGCGCATCGCGCAGATCTTTTCGGACTTGGGCTCACCCGAGCAATTGAAACTGATTGAAACCTGCCTGAACCGTTCGGCGGAGGTCGGGACGGTGGACCTCCTGCCGGTCCTGCTCCAATTGAAACCCGCCGCCGTGCCCGGCCTCTGCGGACTGCTGGCCAATCTTCAGTTCGCCGCCCACCAGGCCGTTGTGAGCGACGCGTTGATCACCCTCGCCAAGGAGACGCCGGAGCCGATCCTGCGCGGCCTGACGGATCGGCGGCCGGCCTATGTGCGGCATCTGCTCTCGATTCTTCACCGGTGGAACGACCCGCGTCACGTCGAGCCGGTCGAAAAGATTGTCCGCTATCCCGATCCGCAGGTCCGCAAGGAGGTCATTCGGCTCTTGGGGCACCTCCGTCCGAACGGCTCCGGGGTCAAGTTTGTCGGATTGGTTGGCGACCAGGATGAAACGGTCCGCATGGCCGCGCTCAAGCTGCTGAACGACGGCCACTACACGGTTCCGTTTTCCGCCTGGGCCCCGCTCCTATCCGCCGAGCCGTTTGCCGACCGCAGTCCGGCGGAGAAGCGCGCGGTCTTTCAAGCCGTCCGTCAGACGAGCGGCGACGAGGCGGTCCCCTACTGGCAGGGATTGCTCACCGACTGGTCCTGGACGAATCGAAAGAAGAAAGAGGATCTGGCGCTCCTCGCCGCCGAGGCGTTGGGGAAGCTTGCGACGCCGGCCGCCCTGCAAGCGCTTGAGCTGGGCCAGGCGAAAGGCGGCGGCAGCGTGCGCCAAGCATGCAGCAACGCGTTGATCCTGGCGGCGAAGCAGCAGAAGGCAAAATCCGCGTCCATGGGATGA
- a CDS encoding rhodanese-like domain-containing protein, with the protein MTHNPGFLKLVNETRARVRECMIDDVKAKLDRHQRLHLIDVREDHEFSKDHIKGAHHLGKGILERDIETLIPDRQAEIVLYCGGGYRSVLAADALQRMGYTNVTSMDGGIRAWREAGYPLESGTGTK; encoded by the coding sequence ATGACACATAATCCCGGATTCCTCAAACTGGTCAACGAAACCCGCGCGCGGGTTCGCGAGTGCATGATCGACGACGTCAAGGCCAAGCTCGATCGGCATCAGCGGCTTCACTTGATCGACGTGCGCGAGGACCACGAGTTCAGCAAGGACCACATCAAGGGCGCCCACCATCTGGGCAAGGGCATCCTCGAACGCGACATCGAAACCCTCATTCCCGATCGGCAGGCCGAGATCGTGCTGTATTGCGGCGGCGGCTATCGGTCGGTCCTGGCGGCGGATGCGCTCCAGCGCATGGGCTATACGAACGTCACCTCGATGGACGGCGGCATCCGCGCCTGGCGGGAGGCCGGATACCCTCTGGAATCAGGGACCGGGACGAAGTGA